In Pedobacter sp. WC2423, the following are encoded in one genomic region:
- a CDS encoding peptidase domain-containing ABC transporter, whose translation MSFPFYKQFDLMDCGPTCLRMVAKHYGRSFKVQTLRQYCEINREGVSLLGIHNAASKIGFDSDAIITSLKGLEETQLPVILHWRQNHFVVLYKIKNNKYFIVDPGNGHVKLNAEDFSRNWIDKDGPDEGIALTLTPTPEFYAHENETGSEVRWSFLLGYFMTYRKLVIQLFFGLAAGSILQLIAPFLTQSIVDVGINTRNLNFIYVILIAQGALIIGRISVDFIRSWILLHISIRVNISILTDFIIKLMKLPMVFFDTKMTGDIMQRMNDQKKIETFLTGTALTTLFSIFNLLIFSVVIAYYNMTIFFVFLISSSLYMGWIVLFLNRRKLLNYKSFEISAKNQSNVVQLVTGMQEIKLNNCEQQKRWEWEDIQASLFNVNVKNLALSQYQQGGSTLINEGKNLLIAFLSARAVIDGNMTLGAMVAVQYIIGQLNGPIEQMLGFIQGFQDARISLERLNEIYQMDDEEQHDKEWNDTLPVQKDISIEQLSFRYPGTGNMPVLRNIDLKIPQGKTTAIVGMSGSGKTTILKLLLRFYQPDEGEINIGNESLNSISYKAWRDECGVVMQDGFIFSDTIERNIAVGEIPADPVKLNHAIKVANIQDFIDGLPRGLNTMIGAEGNGVSQGQLQRMLIARAVYKDPEYIFFDEATNSLDANNEWTIMNNLKEFFTGRTVIIVAHRLSTVRDADNIIVLDKGRIIEQGTHQELSQLKGAYYLLVKNQLELGT comes from the coding sequence ATGAGTTTTCCTTTTTATAAACAATTCGATCTGATGGACTGCGGTCCCACTTGTCTTCGCATGGTAGCTAAACATTATGGGCGTAGTTTTAAAGTGCAAACATTGAGGCAATATTGTGAAATCAACAGAGAGGGAGTATCCCTGTTAGGTATCCATAATGCTGCCAGTAAGATTGGATTTGATTCCGATGCAATCATTACCAGCTTGAAGGGGCTGGAAGAAACTCAGTTGCCGGTAATCCTGCACTGGAGACAAAATCACTTTGTGGTACTTTATAAAATAAAGAACAATAAATACTTCATTGTTGATCCAGGAAATGGGCATGTCAAACTTAATGCAGAAGACTTTTCCCGCAATTGGATAGATAAGGATGGTCCTGATGAAGGCATAGCCTTAACTTTAACTCCAACTCCTGAGTTTTATGCACATGAAAATGAAACAGGCAGTGAAGTTCGCTGGTCATTTTTGCTTGGCTATTTTATGACCTACCGAAAGCTGGTTATTCAACTGTTTTTCGGTTTGGCTGCGGGAAGTATCTTACAATTGATTGCCCCATTTTTAACACAATCCATTGTGGACGTCGGAATTAATACCCGTAATCTTAATTTTATATATGTTATTCTTATTGCACAAGGTGCGCTGATTATCGGGCGGATCAGCGTAGACTTTATCCGTTCCTGGATATTACTGCATATCAGTATCCGGGTTAATATTTCTATCCTGACCGATTTCATTATTAAGCTGATGAAGCTCCCTATGGTCTTTTTTGATACCAAGATGACTGGTGATATTATGCAGCGGATGAATGATCAGAAAAAGATAGAAACCTTTTTAACAGGCACAGCATTAACTACGCTGTTTTCTATCTTTAACTTATTGATTTTCTCTGTAGTCATCGCGTATTACAATATGACTATCTTTTTTGTCTTTCTGATCAGCAGTAGCTTATACATGGGCTGGATCGTTCTGTTTTTAAATCGCCGGAAATTACTCAACTATAAAAGCTTTGAAATATCGGCAAAAAATCAGAGTAATGTAGTGCAGCTGGTTACAGGCATGCAGGAGATTAAACTCAACAACTGCGAACAGCAGAAAAGGTGGGAATGGGAAGATATTCAGGCCAGTTTATTTAATGTTAACGTAAAAAATCTTGCTTTGAGCCAGTATCAGCAAGGTGGCTCAACGTTAATTAACGAAGGGAAAAATCTGCTGATCGCATTTTTAAGCGCGAGGGCAGTAATAGACGGAAATATGACGCTGGGTGCGATGGTCGCAGTACAATATATTATTGGACAGCTGAACGGGCCAATAGAACAAATGCTTGGTTTTATACAAGGCTTTCAGGATGCCAGAATCAGTTTAGAACGTTTAAATGAAATTTATCAGATGGATGATGAAGAACAGCATGATAAAGAATGGAACGATACGCTTCCTGTTCAAAAAGATATCAGCATTGAGCAGCTATCATTTCGTTATCCCGGAACAGGAAATATGCCCGTACTCCGGAATATTGACTTGAAAATTCCACAAGGTAAAACCACTGCAATTGTAGGGATGAGTGGTAGTGGAAAAACTACAATTCTGAAGTTATTGTTACGATTTTATCAACCCGATGAAGGTGAAATCAACATTGGAAATGAATCATTGAATAGTATCAGCTATAAAGCATGGCGTGATGAATGTGGCGTAGTGATGCAGGATGGCTTTATATTTTCTGATACGATTGAACGTAATATTGCCGTCGGTGAAATACCTGCCGATCCGGTAAAGTTGAATCATGCAATCAAAGTTGCTAACATTCAGGATTTTATTGATGGTTTGCCGCGGGGTTTAAATACAATGATTGGTGCTGAAGGTAATGGCGTAAGCCAGGGGCAGCTTCAGCGGATGTTAATAGCCCGTGCCGTATACAAAGATCCAGAGTATATCTTTTTTGATGAAGCTACGAATTCACTGGATGCCAATAATGAGTGGACAATCATGAATAACCTCAAAGAATTTTTCACAGGAAGAACCGTAATCATCGTAGCACACCGGTTAAGTACAGTCAGGGATGCCGATAATATCATTGTACTCGATAAGGGGCGTATCATTGAACAAGGTACACATCAGGAATTAAGCCAGTTAAAAGGCGCTTATTATCTGCTTGTCAAAAATCAGCTGGAGTTAGGAACTTAA
- a CDS encoding DNA-3-methyladenine glycosylase — protein MIKEIYEYHSICDQLAKADADLGNIISAYGYPPLWTRPNTFESLVHIILEQQVSLASALSALNKLKERLPELTPANILSLTDEEFKACYFSRQKTIYTRSLAKALLDGQINLEEFNQLDNEAVRNALTKLKGIGNWTVDVYLMFVLGRADIFPAGDLAAVNALKRVKSLPANITKDKILNIAEKWKPYRTVASMMLWHYYLSQKIR, from the coding sequence ATGATTAAGGAAATATATGAATACCATTCCATCTGCGATCAACTTGCAAAAGCAGACGCAGATCTGGGCAATATCATCAGCGCTTATGGGTATCCTCCACTATGGACCAGACCCAATACATTTGAAAGCCTGGTCCATATAATCCTGGAGCAGCAAGTTTCTCTGGCCTCCGCCTTGTCTGCCTTAAACAAATTGAAAGAGCGGTTACCAGAACTTACACCTGCAAATATATTGTCTCTGACCGATGAAGAATTCAAAGCATGTTACTTTAGCCGGCAAAAAACGATTTACACCAGATCCTTAGCCAAAGCCTTATTAGATGGACAAATTAACCTTGAAGAATTCAATCAGCTGGATAATGAAGCGGTGCGAAATGCTTTAACCAAATTAAAAGGTATTGGTAACTGGACCGTAGATGTTTACCTGATGTTTGTGCTTGGCCGTGCAGATATTTTTCCAGCTGGAGATCTGGCTGCGGTCAATGCCCTGAAAAGAGTCAAATCGCTCCCGGCAAATATTACCAAGGATAAAATTCTGAACATTGCTGAAAAATGGAAACCCTACCGGACAGTTGCCAGCATGATGCTCTGGCATTATTATTTAAGTCAAAAAATTAGATAA
- a CDS encoding FecR family protein, protein MDKNKVEQLIDSYLAGTCTLAEKALVERFYMEELLKRDPLVSITGPLQKKKAMWEVIHQKTNSGQLKKRKLVPYFFKSRLTAAAVLLLVAAGFYFYPRRTHQQAIVNPEQTADIKPGGNKAILSLSNGKHIILDDTENGLITHLPGMLIKKSKDGQLVYTAENESGKPGQQEQFNLINTPKGGQYQLVLSDGTRVWLNAASSLRFPERFMGKERNVELKGEAYFEVAKNKNRPFKVKSGKQTIEVLGTHFNISSYSEDQKSKTTLLEGSVRIVSSDPDRGGSAAFKGQILKPGQQAVLSGDQLHIISVESSDEIAWKNGKFMFNNEELGSILTKVARWYDVDISYEQEYMKKNTYWGTVSRFDHVSKVLKMLALTGDVHFKIEGRTIRVMK, encoded by the coding sequence ATGGACAAAAATAAGGTAGAACAGCTCATAGATAGTTACTTGGCAGGGACCTGTACCTTAGCTGAAAAAGCGCTGGTTGAGCGTTTTTATATGGAAGAGCTACTCAAAAGAGATCCGCTCGTTTCCATAACTGGCCCGCTGCAAAAAAAGAAGGCCATGTGGGAGGTTATCCATCAGAAAACCAATTCCGGGCAGCTCAAAAAAAGAAAATTGGTTCCTTATTTCTTCAAAAGCAGACTCACAGCCGCAGCAGTTCTGCTGCTGGTTGCTGCCGGATTTTATTTTTATCCCCGGCGCACTCATCAACAGGCGATCGTCAATCCTGAACAGACCGCTGATATTAAGCCAGGAGGAAATAAAGCAATTTTAAGTCTGAGTAATGGGAAGCATATCATTTTAGACGATACAGAAAATGGACTGATTACCCATCTGCCAGGCATGCTGATTAAAAAATCGAAAGATGGTCAGCTCGTTTATACCGCTGAAAATGAATCCGGTAAGCCGGGGCAACAAGAGCAGTTTAATCTAATAAATACGCCAAAAGGAGGCCAATATCAGCTTGTACTTTCAGACGGAACCCGGGTTTGGTTAAACGCGGCATCCTCCCTGCGCTTTCCTGAACGCTTTATGGGAAAAGAAAGAAATGTTGAATTAAAAGGAGAGGCCTATTTTGAAGTCGCCAAGAATAAAAACAGGCCATTTAAGGTGAAAAGCGGGAAGCAAACTATAGAAGTTTTAGGTACGCATTTCAATATCAGCAGTTATAGTGAAGATCAAAAAAGTAAAACTACTTTACTCGAAGGTTCAGTACGTATAGTTTCTTCAGACCCGGACAGAGGTGGCTCAGCTGCTTTCAAAGGTCAAATTTTAAAGCCCGGTCAGCAAGCTGTCCTTTCCGGAGATCAGCTTCATATTATTTCAGTCGAATCAAGTGATGAAATTGCCTGGAAGAATGGAAAATTTATGTTTAACAATGAAGAACTCGGCAGTATACTGACCAAAGTAGCCCGCTGGTATGATGTGGATATCAGCTATGAACAAGAGTACATGAAAAAGAATACCTATTGGGGAACAGTTTCCCGGTTTGATCATGTCTCCAAAGTACTTAAGATGTTAGCGCTGACCGGAGATGTGCATTTTAAAATAGAAGGGAGAACAATCCGCGTGATGAAATAA
- a CDS encoding RNA polymerase sigma factor has protein sequence MIVYNEMSDFDLTELLKSGDHSAFSEIYNRYWGVLYIHCLKMLKDEAVAGDVVQDLFVALWTKSSAIVITSNLSGYLYVTARHKVLNEIRKRKNNHKFMDNLSLFVKTNDNHILEQINEKDLARAIESEIQYLPQKMRAIFEYSRKSYLSHREIADLLGISDKTVKKQVANAIKILRLKLNSTQIQLIFIIWLISK, from the coding sequence ATGATTGTGTATAATGAAATGTCTGATTTTGATCTGACCGAACTTTTAAAGTCTGGAGATCATAGCGCATTTTCTGAAATTTATAACCGGTATTGGGGCGTGCTTTATATCCATTGCCTGAAAATGTTAAAAGATGAAGCAGTAGCAGGGGATGTGGTTCAGGATCTTTTTGTTGCACTCTGGACAAAATCTTCAGCCATAGTGATTACCAGTAATCTTTCCGGATATCTGTACGTTACCGCCAGGCATAAAGTTTTAAATGAGATCCGTAAACGTAAAAATAACCACAAATTTATGGATAACCTATCCTTATTTGTAAAAACGAACGATAATCATATTCTCGAACAAATCAATGAAAAAGATCTGGCACGTGCTATAGAATCTGAAATACAATATCTTCCTCAAAAAATGCGTGCAATATTTGAATACAGCCGTAAATCATATTTATCACACCGAGAAATTGCAGATCTTCTTGGGATCTCGGATAAAACAGTTAAGAAGCAAGTGGCTAATGCCATAAAAATTCTTCGTTTAAAACTAAATTCGACTCAGATACAGCTAATTTTTATAATCTGGTTAATTAGTAAATAA
- a CDS encoding ParA family protein, producing MKIIAIINHKGGTGKTTSTLNIGAGLARAKKKTLLIDIDPQSNLTEGLGLRDVKVSIYDSIKDDTALPIESISEYLDIIPSSLDLLGAEIELVSRLGRETILKRLLKAVEGKYDYILIDCAPALGMLTVNALVAADTVMIPLEAEYFAYRGIDRLVSIISDVRKHYNENLTIGGVFITKINPRRIITEQITESIKKYFNDKLFATSIRINVALVEAQLKGIDIFEYAPASNAATDYANLTDEIIAKI from the coding sequence ATGAAGATTATAGCGATTATAAACCATAAAGGTGGCACAGGAAAAACTACCTCTACACTGAATATTGGCGCAGGTTTAGCACGTGCAAAAAAGAAAACGTTATTGATTGATATTGATCCTCAATCAAATTTGACAGAGGGCCTGGGATTAAGGGATGTCAAAGTATCTATTTATGATAGTATAAAAGATGATACAGCCCTGCCTATTGAATCAATCTCGGAATATTTAGACATCATCCCCTCTTCTTTAGATTTACTGGGGGCAGAAATTGAACTGGTTTCAAGACTCGGAAGAGAGACTATTCTGAAAAGATTATTGAAAGCTGTAGAAGGAAAGTATGATTATATATTGATTGATTGTGCACCTGCTTTAGGTATGCTGACTGTGAACGCGCTGGTTGCAGCAGACACAGTAATGATTCCATTAGAAGCTGAATATTTTGCTTACAGAGGAATTGACCGCCTGGTTTCTATTATCTCTGATGTCAGAAAACACTACAATGAAAACCTGACGATTGGCGGCGTGTTTATCACTAAAATAAATCCAAGAAGAATTATTACTGAGCAAATTACCGAAAGCATCAAAAAATATTTCAATGATAAATTATTTGCTACTTCTATCCGTATCAATGTAGCACTGGTAGAAGCACAATTGAAAGGAATAGATATTTTCGAATATGCTCCGGCATCAAATGCTGCAACAGATTATGCAAATCTGACAGATGAAATTATAGCTAAAATATAA
- a CDS encoding HlyD family efflux transporter periplasmic adaptor subunit, whose translation MSPVKKQNSEQVIHSPAIQEIITTVPSWLLRWGIFMFFVLLILITGLSAFIKYPDLVITTLKIDTSADQKFYGEMAVPENMLTKVKEGQQVLIKLRRYPYQTYGTIRGTIKYIDPIPQQDSIFISKVDFNNDLSALPGHILLKDKMMADAEIITQDVTILQRLSRSIFKSND comes from the coding sequence ATGTCACCCGTAAAAAAACAAAATAGCGAGCAGGTAATTCATAGTCCTGCAATTCAAGAAATTATTACCACAGTTCCTTCCTGGTTACTGCGCTGGGGTATCTTTATGTTTTTTGTGCTGTTGATTTTAATCACCGGACTATCTGCTTTTATCAAATATCCTGACCTTGTGATCACGACATTGAAAATTGATACCTCAGCTGATCAGAAATTTTATGGAGAAATGGCTGTTCCGGAAAATATGCTGACCAAAGTTAAAGAAGGGCAGCAAGTGCTGATTAAATTAAGAAGATACCCATATCAAACCTATGGTACGATCAGAGGTACTATTAAATATATTGATCCTATTCCTCAGCAGGATAGTATTTTCATTTCAAAGGTCGATTTTAACAATGACTTATCTGCATTGCCCGGGCATATACTATTAAAAGATAAAATGATGGCTGATGCAGAAATTATTACGCAAGACGTTACTATCTTGCAGCGACTGAGCCGAAGTATATTTAAAAGCAATGATTAA
- a CDS encoding ATP-binding protein, which produces MEYLKGISETDTCAGQPTREKLLEEIATLQSVLDNTRASIFAFDKNFNYIAFNKSHQQRVMMRRGVDIKIGDNYLLMASRNGGMDGDRIHKIFRRVMAGETIEFIEEFTDPQLYKASFSMICNPMYDQSGQTCGMTVCCQDISEKVALQKEVKDKSRLLNGVLDNLPVIVYEVDPAGIFTSSIGSGLQDLGLKNDELVGKNAFEAFPATADDLKKGLNGESGQFVTRIEAGGKELVYQSNIFPSPGQQGSVTWFALNITQQSEAETALLEAKQQAEEAILAKQQFLTNMSHEIRTPMNAVIGMTHLLMQEDPKPGQLENLNILKFSSESLLSLINDILDYSKIQLGKVTLEKIDFNLIELIHSIKQAHHLHAEGKEIFFNINMDANLPEMLVGDPVRLTQILNNLISNALKFTNEGYVIIDLSLKKIVEDLVDISFTITDTGIGIESDLKDYIFESFTHASADISRHFGGTGLGLSITKRLIELKGGKISVESTLGKGSSFFFDLQFRKSRKKSGYIMPALVFESLAGFKVLLVEDNEINTIVASKFMKKWDLDIDYAIHGIEALEKIKKNKYDVILMDLQMPKMDGYEASKAIRDLSGKRFKELPIIALTASVLAEINNQVTDAGMNDYISKPFNPMELYSKIAKYVHKR; this is translated from the coding sequence ATGGAATATTTAAAAGGAATTAGTGAGACGGATACTTGTGCCGGACAACCAACCAGGGAGAAACTGTTAGAAGAGATTGCTACCCTTCAGTCTGTTTTGGACAATACAAGGGCCAGTATTTTCGCTTTCGATAAAAACTTTAATTATATCGCTTTTAATAAATCACATCAGCAAAGAGTAATGATGAGAAGAGGTGTGGATATTAAAATAGGTGATAATTATCTTTTGATGGCGAGCAGGAATGGTGGTATGGATGGAGACAGAATTCATAAAATATTCAGGCGGGTAATGGCAGGTGAAACCATTGAATTCATTGAAGAATTTACTGATCCGCAATTATACAAGGCATCCTTCAGCATGATTTGTAATCCGATGTATGATCAGTCAGGTCAAACTTGTGGTATGACTGTATGCTGTCAGGATATTTCAGAAAAAGTAGCGCTGCAAAAAGAGGTAAAAGACAAAAGTCGTCTGCTGAATGGCGTATTGGATAATCTGCCTGTTATAGTTTATGAAGTTGACCCGGCAGGAATATTTACAAGTTCTATAGGTTCTGGATTACAGGATTTGGGTTTGAAGAACGATGAACTTGTTGGCAAAAATGCTTTTGAAGCTTTTCCAGCTACAGCAGATGACTTAAAGAAAGGACTGAATGGAGAATCTGGTCAGTTTGTAACAAGAATTGAAGCAGGCGGCAAAGAACTCGTTTATCAAAGTAATATTTTCCCCAGCCCCGGTCAGCAGGGGAGTGTTACCTGGTTTGCCTTAAATATTACTCAGCAAAGCGAAGCGGAAACTGCGCTGCTGGAAGCGAAGCAGCAAGCAGAAGAGGCTATATTGGCTAAACAACAATTCCTAACCAATATGAGTCACGAAATCCGCACACCAATGAATGCGGTAATTGGTATGACCCATTTGCTCATGCAGGAAGATCCTAAGCCAGGTCAGCTTGAAAACCTGAATATATTAAAGTTTTCCAGCGAGAGCTTGTTAAGCCTTATCAATGATATATTGGACTATAGTAAAATTCAATTGGGTAAAGTCACACTTGAAAAGATAGATTTTAATTTAATTGAGCTGATTCATAGTATTAAACAAGCGCATCATTTACATGCTGAAGGAAAGGAGATCTTTTTTAATATCAATATGGATGCGAATCTGCCAGAGATGTTGGTAGGGGATCCAGTCAGATTAACACAGATTTTAAATAACCTGATCAGTAATGCGCTGAAATTTACCAACGAAGGTTATGTGATTATAGACCTGTCGCTGAAGAAAATAGTAGAGGATCTGGTCGATATAAGTTTTACAATCACTGATACAGGGATTGGTATTGAATCGGATCTGAAAGATTATATTTTCGAAAGCTTTACACATGCGAGCGCGGATATTTCCCGCCATTTTGGAGGAACAGGACTTGGGCTTTCAATTACCAAGCGTTTAATAGAATTAAAAGGCGGCAAAATCTCTGTAGAAAGTACCCTGGGTAAAGGATCGAGTTTCTTCTTTGATTTACAGTTTAGAAAGAGCCGGAAAAAAAGCGGTTATATCATGCCAGCTTTAGTTTTTGAAAGCCTTGCTGGTTTTAAAGTGCTGCTGGTGGAAGACAATGAGATTAATACTATAGTCGCAAGTAAATTTATGAAGAAATGGGATCTGGATATCGATTACGCAATTCATGGAATTGAGGCGCTTGAAAAGATAAAGAAAAATAAATATGATGTAATATTGATGGATTTGCAGATGCCAAAAATGGATGGCTATGAAGCAAGTAAAGCGATCAGGGATTTATCAGGAAAGAGATTTAAAGAATTGCCCATTATTGCATTAACGGCTTCTGTATTAGCAGAAATCAATAATCAGGTGACCGACGCAGGAATGAATGATTATATTTCTAAACCATTTAATCCAATGGAGCTCTATTCAAAAATTGCTAAATATGTCCATAAAAGGTAA
- a CDS encoding DMT family transporter — protein sequence MNTKVKGYFWGCISSATFGLIPLFALPLMRKGIPHDSLLCYRFACASLLLALFMLFKKESFRIAKREIVPMAVLGILYALSAQYLLVAYDYLGVGTASTILFIYPVFVAILMAVFFKEKVSLITVAAIAIAFLGVCLLYKGDNGVTLNLLGLGAILIAAMAYSVYIVAVNQSRIQLMSGYKLTLYVMASSAVFFLFKAQLTVGLQPLPDIRSIVELVMLALPTTAISCVAMIFAVQYVGSTVTAILGALEPLVAVAVGVIAFKEAITQNLVLGMLLILIAVIMIILSDYLHQKFSSKRVI from the coding sequence ATGAATACTAAAGTCAAGGGCTATTTTTGGGGATGTATTTCGTCTGCAACTTTTGGCCTGATACCGCTGTTTGCTTTGCCCCTGATGCGCAAGGGAATTCCTCATGATTCCCTTTTGTGTTATCGTTTTGCCTGTGCATCTTTATTGCTTGCGCTTTTTATGCTGTTTAAAAAGGAGTCCTTCAGAATTGCAAAAAGGGAAATTGTCCCTATGGCTGTTCTGGGTATATTGTATGCTTTATCAGCACAATATTTACTGGTGGCTTATGATTATCTGGGCGTTGGTACTGCTTCTACTATTCTATTTATATACCCGGTATTTGTCGCTATTTTAATGGCGGTGTTCTTTAAAGAAAAGGTAAGTTTGATTACTGTGGCAGCCATCGCAATTGCATTTTTGGGTGTTTGCTTATTGTATAAGGGAGATAATGGGGTCACGCTGAATTTATTGGGACTTGGTGCGATCTTAATTGCAGCAATGGCCTATTCCGTTTATATTGTAGCAGTTAATCAATCGAGAATACAATTGATGTCCGGCTATAAGCTCACTTTATATGTGATGGCTTCCAGTGCTGTTTTTTTCCTGTTCAAAGCACAATTGACTGTTGGTTTACAGCCTTTACCAGATATCAGATCGATTGTAGAGCTGGTCATGCTGGCGTTGCCCACCACAGCAATATCCTGCGTTGCCATGATATTTGCCGTCCAGTATGTGGGTTCTACAGTAACTGCAATACTTGGAGCTTTAGAGCCTCTGGTTGCTGTTGCTGTAGGTGTAATTGCGTTTAAAGAGGCTATTACACAAAATCTTGTACTCGGGATGTTATTGATCCTGATTGCAGTTATTATGATTATTCTTTCTGATTACCTGCACCAGAAGTTCAGCTCAAAAAGAGTTATATAA